The genomic window AAATTGGACGAAACGGGCAATGAGACCCTCGATAAATGGGAAGAGGTCAGCGGGGGGAAAAGACTCACCTCAGGTTTGAGCGCAGATGACCATGTGAATCGCATCGCAGAGAGTAGGACGGAGCCAAGACCAGATGAACGACATGACCTCCATCTCCCTgtaaataagggaaaaacgGATGGCAGCAAATTTCAGTTATCACCCGATTTACAATTCCTATACGATGCGTACAACAACGGAGAACAAATTATCGTggttaagaataaaaaaaaagtgttgcaTAATTTGGGCAAGTGCACAAAATTTGCCCGTCTGTCAAAGCGATCACTGTTCCATGCTAATGACAGTGGGCAGAATGGGATCGGCCCTTCGAAGGGAACTCCATCCACTGGGTACAAGAGCCAAATGGGCTACGTGAGGAATACAAACGGGGTGAACTTTCCCAATTCAAATTCTTCTGATATGGCATATTCGTACTATGGACAAACATCTTATGATAGTAACGTAGCATTTTCGCAGAACGCCTTCTTTCGCCAGAGGTACGGAGAAGGCACAGATAGGGGATACACTAAGGGGTCATTCCGTGCAACCAGTGGGAACTACACCCTTAACAGTAATCACAACGTGCTCATGAATCATACGATCGACCATTTGAGTAAATTCGATAAACTACAAAATAGGGTAAACTGTGTAGACAGTAACAACACCCTGGGGAATAACTCCAGTGgggaatttacaaaatgtaGAAATTTGACAAACGGTTTAATCACCCCTCAGTATGTACCTAATGCTGTGAACTACATTAATGGAATAAATTCAAGTGTGCAGAATTGCTCAAAAGGGAATTTAAAAGGTATAGGTTATTATGCGAACGGGAATAACATCAGTGGTAGTAgctctttttcccccacgcCGCCAACACAACAACCATTCAGTAACTACCTAACTGGGTCGACCAACTATGTGAACCAGTTTGATAATTCCTATCAGAACATATACaaccaaatggggaacaCGAAACCATTTTTATCtgaacaaatggaaagggaaagaagtacCTTAATTAACCAAAATGGATACCCACATTTTGCACTGAcgaataattatttttcggATGCTACTAATTCTTtcacacaaaatggacaaagcGGTGGTAACAACTGTGGGAGCTACTACAATACGCATGGCAACCTGAGTTATACTCATCCAAGCGAACAAAAAGACGCTAATAATGTAGCCAGGGGGACGCTGCACACAAATGGAAGCAAACAAATGGATCAAACGTGTGTAGATTTACAAAACGGAACCAGCGGCAACCATTTTGAATGTGTCACTGAGGATGGCACTTATTCTGCGAACCCTCAGGACAAGCGCAGTAGTGAAGAAATGGTGGATAAGGATAATGATGTGGACACAATGGGCAAAGTTAATCATCTGGAGGGAGATAAAAACGGCTACCTTAACGACGTAAGAAGCAACGATTTAAATTGCACACAGAGAAGTAGCACCACCAGTTGGGAATGCAAAGGAGGAGATTATCACAAGGAGGACACTGTGAAGAGTTACCCCCCCGGAGGAATGAACGAACTGTTGGGTGAGGGGAGCCAACATGTGGTCAACACGGATGTAGCTGCAAACCATGAACAATGCCATGGAAATGACCCGAATGGGGACGAACAAGGGAATGACATAACTGCGACAGGTGAAGATCATCCTAACAGGGATGTAAAAAAGAGCAGTGACCATAAAAACGAATACAGTCATGATAAAGTGGAGGCAGAAAAAGAGTCCCCCTTGGAATCGAATAATAATTCTTCACAAAATAGTGGCCCAGACGTGAGCAGGTCATCGCCAGAGGAGGAAAACACGCGTGAGAAGAACCAACGGGGGGATAACTCACCCTCGACGGAAGGTACAAATTTGCATGTTGATACCCATACAGAGGGTACCATTAACGGGGACAACCACGATGGTAGTGCTTACCCGACCCCCGCAGATGTGGATGCTCATATAGATTCTCCCCACCAGTCAAGCAATAGTGTAACCCCCCttcttccaaaaaaggaCCCCTCACATGAAGATAACACAACGAGTGAGCAACTTGCCGATCCTTTCAAAACGTCAGGCAAAAATGACGAGGATGCATGTAGCATAAATGTGCAGAATCAACCCCGTAATAACAACCCCTGTGGCAGCATTGGCAACTTGGACATGGGCATTCACTCGGTAGAAGGAAATACGGACAACACATACAATAGTGGTAGTGCTCCATTTGGAGGGAACGGGGACGAGAAATCAATAAATTTTAACGACAcactttcctcttttaatgTAAATGAAATGGGAGCCCCGATGGATGGTACACATATTGGGGATAATGTGAGGAGTAGCGTTGGCATAAACAAATCTAACCACACGAACAGCATAGACTTTTCCACAAACAACACATGCAATGAAACGAAATATAAAATGACTGAAGAGATGGTCAACGTGATCAGACAGACAGATGCGTATGCACCCCCCTGTGGACACTACCAACTGAGCAATGTAGACACCAGCATGGCAAACGTGTATAAGCAATTCAACTTGAACGGAATAATGCCGCCCCCATACCATAATGGCAGAAGTAATAACATGAAAAATTACCCAAATGCAGAAATGAGGAATcatataaatgtgcataattataacatgaacaaaaatgagaacgTCCAAATGAGGAATGAATGTCTGAGCAATTTGCCAACCCATTATGGATACCTATACAATTATAACACGGGGAATTATTTTCTAAATGGAGCCAATTGGGTCGGTTTGGAAAATCGGACAGGTGACAGACCTGTGAGGAATAATATGAACTTTACGAATTATAATGGCACATTCAATGAGTACTGTGATGGGGATGAAGAAGAGTGGGATCCACAGCAGGAAGGTCCACATGAGGAAGGTTCACATCAGGAGGATGATGACCGAAGCGGTGGGTCCTTCCCCTCATCgagcaatttaaaaaaaagggacaaaacgcaaaaggagaagaaaaatgccagTATGAATACGAACAAACCGCAACCATTCGGTTTAAATGccagcaagaaaaaaagactaGGAAACAATGGACCACCCACAGCCGAAAAATTAAGCGAATTGCTACATGAGAAGAATTTGTCGGTGCCACAAATAGCGGCAATATACGGCGTGCACAGAACGACTGTGGCACGATGGTGCCACAATAGGAAGGTTATCCAAAAGTCGAATAACTAccaggggaggaagaagtcgTCCTCCACGGTGGGTACCGAGTACACCTAGTGGGGCAAGCGGCAAAGGGAAAACATTCAGAATTATTTGATTtgatttgatttttttttttttttttttttcgtgtattATTGCGTTTTCTGTGTGTCCCATCAGGGAGGAGTAACCTCTAGTGCGCCCCCATTTGTGTTGCAAATTCGATAAGACAGGCCAACCAACCCTCGGGAAAAgtgggaggaacaaaaaatatatcacgCTAATCTACGGACCGTTCGAATATTTACACCATCGCGCTGTTGACATGCAGTTAAAAAGGGACATAAGGCGAAGAAGCGCACCTCATGCGTTATACGCCCGATGAAAGCATACAATTTTGTGCTGCCCATTTTGTAGGCATACAttgtgccatttttcacatatttcacttttatcCTATTCGTCTGATACATTTGATATCCGTTTTTACTACGCTTATCCCCCTCCCGCATATTATGATATTTGttaatgtaattttttttttttatgcctttttgTATTCGGCTCGCGTTCGGGAAGAAAACACcatcaaaatgggaacaaaattatgaagCCGAATGGAGCAATTTTGCAAACCtcaaaatgaaatttttttaagatttATCTTCTCTCTCTTAAAAAATGGCCCGATAAATGCAAAATTGGGTTCGGAACGTGTGATTAAGATCCCATTACTGTCCTCGTGGGTGACGACAACCCAGAAAGGTACAGgtataaaaaagaactttGCCGGAGGTTACCACAGATTGGGCTTTTCAAGTGAAACGACAATGACAAATGTTACGTAGGCACATTTCGGCACCCCGATAAcagctcatttttttttcttcttttgtacGAAATGATACCAAAAAAGAGTCAGTTTGTTTAATAATGTTACgagcataaaaaaaacgcaaaataaataactgCCTGAATAATTCTACAAATAATGAAATAAGCAGCAAAGATGATGGACCTTCACGATTcgtgtttccttttttcaaacacACTCCTCCCCTTTACCTACGTAAAATGTCATTCAAGTGTGTGTGTCCCCCTTTCGAACGACATTCTAacgtacttaaaaaaaaaaaaaagaccccTCCTGGAGtgaactttttatttccctacGCGCAAACGAGTAGGGCGTTCTAAATCACAAATAAAATGATTGTTACACAAATGAGGCTTTTTTCGAAGGTTTCTGTCACCCATTTGGGAATGCGCGCCTTTTCTCTTTGAGACACGTGCGAGGCGAAATGACGGGACGGGTGACAACAGGGGGGAAGCAGAAAACGAACACGAGCATGAAAGcgcaaaatgaaacaaaaacgaaaaagaaaaaaaaaaaaaaaccaaccTTGGTAGGAAGTGTATCCCATAGGTGcatacaaaattttaattacacataCGCATGGACGGTCAAATGGtgcatggaaaaagaaaggaagaaaaaaatgctagGGGGCTCCAAAGTTCAGTTCCCTCATCTTGGGTTGATTTCTTGGTGGTGTCGGGGGTCTCAGCTCGGTCATTTTGGTGTCccttcgaaaaggaaaaaagggggtaatgTAAATCAGCATGTACTACACTACGTACGTTGTCGCACGTGCTACTTACATGGGCACTTCGACGCAGAGGTGCATCTACACAGCGGAGTTACCTCCGCCCATTTGCCGCCGGTTTGCTGGACTTACCACGTGTTGAAGAAGCGAACTTCGTCCTTGGCCGGGTATATCAGTTTCGGAATGACGGTGAGGTCCCTCCGGATGAAGAGCAAAGCCCCAGCGTTTTTGTGCGAATTACAATAATTGGTGGCCGAAAAAAGGGTTATCAATTTACCCCCCGCGAATCTCTCAAACCCATCCATGACGCATTCATGGGCACGTATAATTAACTGCAGATCGTTGTCCTCTAAAAATTTGTGAACCCGGTCAGGTCCATACTTAACAATATGACCAGTACCATCTGGGTCCCTTATATCATTCGGGATGGTTCCTAAAACGGAATCATTATCCGTAGGATCAGACCAAAGCAAATCTGTAACCTTCTGTTCATTCAGATTTTGTGGAACTTGAGAAACAACTAATGGTCTCCTTAACTGAGATATGTCCGAAATGGTATGAATACTTTTTCCTATCCCCCCATGAACacataatattttctcctctaCAATAGCACCTATAGGTAGCCATTCAAAAACTTGATTTATCTGAACCCAACAGGAAGACTTATCATTTATGTCTTCCTTTAGTCTCCTTTTACATTCCTCCTGAAATCCATACAAACTGTTGATGGCCATATCTTCATGGTTCCCCCTTATTAAATGGATCTGCTTGGGATACTTACATTTTAACGCGAAAAGTAAGCAGATGACTTCTAAGCTGTTAGAACCTCTATCAACATAATCAcccaaaaataaataatcatTCGAATCGATGTCCCCAATggcatttaatttttctcctaAGTCTTCTTCCACTGGACATTTATACAACTGGAATAATCTCATGAGGTCATAATACTGCCCATGGATATCTccgtatatttttaaaggcgCCCTTAACTTTAGTACCATATCTTCTTGCTTGAAAATATCCATTACAATGGAACATAGGATGGAAATATTTCCCCAGggaattgtaaaaatggtaTCTGCATTATGATGGTACTGAATTTCAAATTGGGTTATATTTGGATTAAGCAAAGTTGTAATGATCTTATCATATACTGTGTTTTTAAATTCACTAATGTAGTTTACTGGTGTGCATAACACGccgttatttatttttcttccttcttcttctaactTATCGATGGATATTTTTCTAACCAACAGGGCGAAGTCGCTCCCCGTTTCTTGCActgcatgtgcatgtgctgctagccttattttatttgacATGGGTCTACTGGACAGGCGGAACAGCGACGAGCTGGGCGAGTCGAACATGTTCCTCTGTTGTGCGTTTGGTGTGTTCTGCGCGTTCTGTACGTCCTGTGCATTTGCTACTGAATTCCCCGTGATGGCGCTATTCTTCATTTCGTAAATTTGCTTCGTCCCTCCATATTGACTGCTTGCGAGTGCGTTAGATTGATTCGGGTTGATAACGTCCTGACTGTTCAGGTTGAAGGAACTGCTGGCGCTTCGCACTTCGCTAGAGAGCTGCTTCTGCTTGAGGGAAGACTGCTTTAGGGTCTTCCTCTTATCGGAATCCAAACCGGTGGTTGCATTCACCAAGATGCAACAGTCTAGGCACTCCAACTCGTTTGTTGGGAACTGCTGCGTCTGGTGAGTGAACCCGCCAAAGGTGTAAATGGTATGTTTGTGCATCCAGGAAGTGTGTCTAAATTTCGAAATGGCTGGCAAGGTTACCCACTCAATTGTCTCCGTATTGTACAACGCTGTGCCCAAAGGGATGGCACACCCGTTATCATTTCGACCCCCTAAAATAAACATTTTGGAACCTATAAAAACGGCAGTATGTTGATAACGTGCTTCAGGAGGTACCCCCTTCTTTATAGGAGCTTCCACCCAATCCCACCTTCCATCTCTGTGTTGTCTCAACCCCCATGTATCATCTAAGGATTTATTTTCCGCACTTCTTCCACCAAATATGACAATCATCCCTGTAGCAGGTCCTTCTTTGCACATATCAGCTGAGTGGTACACTCTTGGAGGGGGTGCCTTGCAATTATTTGAAATAATTACTTGAACCCATTCAAATGGAGGAAGTTCTACATGCATAAACCAAACGTCATTCAACGTATGCTGACCATTATTCCCACCAATTACAATTAAATTGGGTTTATTAAATACCATTACATGTCCATATCTTCTTCCTGGGGTTACTCCTTTGGTAGGCACCGTCATCCAAGAATATCGTTGTTCCTTTCGTAAATCCAGTATGTATAAATCGTCTAAGGAGAGAGATCCCCCTCCCGTTGCACCCCCATATATAACTAACTGCTGTTCATCGACACAAGCAGCTGCATGCGCCGCCCTCGCTGAAGGGGTATTTTCcgttactatttttttccatttgttttgAGATAaatcatatatgtaaatatcaTCTGTTATGTTATACTTCCCTGCGTCGCCTATCGCCCCACCGAATACTGCCACTTTATTGTTTCCTAGGTAGGTAGCCGTGTGTCCAAAACGAGGCGCTGgaatttctcccttttgtttttcctttctgcaAATGTTTGTTTCTTTAAACGATCCATTATTCATTTGTCTTACAAGCGGGGAGTAGCTATGCTTGGAAGGGTAGgtaataaaaaggggggccaAACGGTCAGCGGAAAAGCGGTACCATGTGCACACCCCACAACTGCATGTGCTTGCATGTATGTGCTAGCAAAGTTGTTGTCAAGAGGGAGTGTGGTAGGAGGAAGacaaacggaaaaaaggTGTTGCCCTTTATATTTACCTGGACCGACGGGCGACAGTAAAAAttgaatattttaaaaattactttCGTTTGGGTTGCCTCCGCCCTGCTGGCACTTGCAGctggtcttttttttcccgttacGGGGAGGTGAAAGAGCAGGGGGAGCAAACATGTACGCCCGATCGTCTGCTGGGGGAGACCTACACGATGACGCATACATGTCGACACATGCGTGCGATTATCTCAACGCCCGCACAGGTGACGACAAGCGTAGGATTGTTCGGCGTGGAACTCCCCCTCCCCTGTTACACTTGCACATGCAAATGAGAATCTTCGGCGGTCCTCAAAAGGGACGAGCGGGCAAAGAGGATGAGGCATATGTGACGCACAAATTTGTGTGTAGGCGAGGATGCGAGAAAAGATCAAAACAGAatggttaacaaaaaaaaaaaaaaaaaaaaagcggcaaATGTGAGTAGCACTAGGaacaacatatatgtacgtgtgAGCGAAACGATATTTGCGATTAGCTACATTGTCGCAATGAATTTCAAATATTTACTCATACAAATGAATAGACATttaacacataaaaatatgctcTGCGAAAAGGTTAAATCCGTGAAAAAGCGCAGTGTGTTTGAAtagctgtttttttgttcattcgttTGTTCATTCGATCGTTTGTTCATTCGATCGTTTGTTCATTCGATCGTTTGTTCATTCGATCGTTTGTTCATCcgttttgtttatttttttttttttttttttttcattttttttgactatTTTTACTGCATCCaccacttaaaaaaaaaaaaaaaaaagatacacaaaccattttttcatattttttattcattaaaaatgaaatatgcataatttacgaaggaagaaaaaatcaacaCATGAGAatccttcttttgttttattttccccccaaaaatTATCGTAAAATTAAATCCacttaaaggaaaaaatgaggaaaaaataatgcacacTCGGAAAAGTGTGCCAAGACTGAGGCATATAATAAATGGTAAATGGTTTAACCGATATAAAATTGATACCAGGAATTTTCAACTTAGTGGATGCATATTTGGACCATCCTTCaacctttcctcttttcgttcatttttccaaattgttaCATGATTGAACCATTTCTATGTGTACGTATTGACGCCGCGAGGTGGttattacacatatgtgtggtGACCCGGAGGTTGCGATTTTACTCTGTTCGGTTTCTTACCGAtggttttcattttcgttgcTTTGTTGTTGCTCCTCATGTTTGACCCCTGCGTCCATTTGAAAACGAAGTTGcttataaggaaaaaaatggactgGTTTTAAAGCTTATATAAGTGTGGTCCTTGTCATTTGGAACCGTTCCTATTTCACGCTTTCATCGCCCTTAGGGGATTAACCGGGGGAAAGAAGATCCACCACAAATTGGGTgagcacatacatatgcataaagGTACAAAAGCATAGTAACACGTACAAACAGTAATACATagcaacgaaaaaaaaaaaaaaaaatgtcacgCAACCACATTGCTCAcatgttgttctttttcccacCGCGTCGTATAACCATTTGTTCACGCAAAAATTGCAAGTCAATTTTTAGAAAAAGATTTTCTCTCGAGAGTGTGCCATATTGGACTTTGGCGCATATTACGCTTTGGTGGAAGTGTcgtattgttttttttttttctctcacgACGTGGGAAAGACACTTCCGTGCGTGCCATGTATGTACACTAAATTATCGCTCTATAGCACATGCGGGGAAAGAAGCTAAATGGTAGGCATAAATCTAAAGCCAAAGGAATGCAAAAATAAGGTAATCTCTATCCTTACGATTTGGTTCTGTTCCCGTttttgttgtcttttttgttttcctttgttgttctccttttacttctccttttttgtccttctcaatttattttttttttttttccctttgcctCTGTCCGACAAAATGTCGCACCTTTCCCGCGTTCTCGCCTCATTGCTGGTCCTGCTTAATTTTGCCACTCCAGAGGAAATTTTACCAACAAAGGAGACAGACAGCCCTATTTTTTACTATGGGTTTAAATACATTCGTGCATAGGCACTATGAGAGTGTGGCCTAATTATGATCCCTGACGCGTTAAGCATTTCATGTCCGGTTTTATCGACCcgcgtttcttcctttttttttttttttttttgcagattCATAAATAATGAGGGGTATCAGCATTACCTGCCGTCAAGGTATTCCAACGTGTTGAGAGATGTAAGGAtagaggaaattaaaaaatggtgGCCACTTTTAACGATGTCTAACTATTTATAACCGCCTCTGttattccttctcatttCTTGCACTCCGCGCTTCCCCTGTTCGAACAACTCATTATCCCCAAAACACCGTTCACCCTTAAAACCGCCCTTTTATAGAGAGACTCAATAAGGGTGTCCTGCAATAAAGGCTACACCGTAGCAGTCAGAAAGGCGTCCATAATAGACCTGAACGAGGAAGGTTAACTGGATGAATCTTTTCTCTCTTGAATGACCTCCCTCTTGTGGGTGCCATTACATCTACACAAGAgcaaatttggaaaaaaaacatccatGTGCCAATCTTCCTTTTGCGTCTATGTTGTGCTTTGTATTTTTTGGACAGGGGTTCATAAAGCACTTTAAAAATAGGAGGCTTACTTAACACGCACCGTTCAGCAACAACACATGCACTTGTCGTCTTCTAGGTGCTGCCCCTCCCTCACTGATTACGTGCCCCTCTTCCATTTCCCCGTTTCATCAGAAAATGACTACACAAATATGGCAAAGGAAATATGCTCCAAGAAGGAACAATGTCAGGTGTGAAGAGAGAACCAAATGGACAAATAAAATCACTAGAGGAATAGCAAATGagatagaaaaaatgggagaatAATACTGAACCCCCCTCAGCTACACACCCCTTTTTGTAAGATTCACAAAAGTAaacttttcttctcattttaaGATCGACGTGCGGAAATTTAAGAGGAACACTAAGAACCCCCACCTGGACTTTTCTTCAGAATTGACCATAGAATACATCTGCATGAGGTCTGAGAATAATTTTTCGCTTTATCCTTTCTAGGAGAACTCACACGACAATGCGTGGAAAATATTCCTAGTTAATTTTTACCCATACTAACTATCACGAAATAGTACTAATGATTTTCCCTCCTCATTTCAGTTCTTATAAAAACCTCTACGATGGAAACGCCTTCCACCAAGGAGTTACGCACAAATACCTTGTGTaatactttttcttctcactgGCAAAAATGCGCCCCGATGAGGGTTGCCCCATActatgcacacatacatacacatatacgtatTTGCTTATGCTCATTGCAGAGTGCGGGACCAGTCTCTGGGTAATGTGAATATATAAGGAAGCAAAACAGTCAGCCTGATCAGTGTGAAGAATACGAGTATATACCACTGACACATCGGAATGGCCCACTTACCCCCTCAGCGTGCGCTCAGAACAGTTGTGAAGGGACAAAGTTTATGTCCATTTCGAAGGCCTTAGAGGCGTGCACCTTGAACAACTGTAAATACGTCATATGGAACGATGAGGATAAAAGGGCCGTTATCCACACTGGGGACAATTTGGACGTAATGATCACTGAGCGAAATGACACAAAATGAGAACTCACTCGAGAGAGTATCAAAGTAGAGGAAATTtatccaaaattttaatatggCATGATAAACACAATGAATGCTTTACGGGGTACACACAAATAAAACGTTCTTTCACTCTCACCAGCATTTCGTAGAAAAGATAAACAACATAACGTATATGAATCCCGCCAATTTTTACACCCCGGGATATGCAACCTTCTTAAATTATATGTCTATCTGCGACCATGTTTTGAAAAGCGCGCCCTACAATTTGAGCACCTCCAAATCTGTGGACGTTTGCTCCCACTTGGATTGTGACTACTTCACAAGAAGTAACTCCCCAGAGGGTCGTCATTAATGCGACTTATAGTATCACCTTCTATGTTATTGCTATACAAACATTTGCAACAAACGGAGGGGGGAACAATTTAACGccatttctttcttaaaACTTCATCAGGCTTTGCTGGATCCATCAGATCCCTCAGCAATCACGGGAACGGCAAAACTTGGTAAGtcgcaaagaaaaaaaaaaaaaaaaaaaaatatatcgtAAAGAAAGCAGGAATACACATTTATGCACCCTTCCCGAATATCCATTTTCATTTCCGCAGGTTCTGCCAGGGGTACATTttgaaaagagaaaatgcaGACAGAACACTACAcctatgtgtgcatatttacACGGGCAAGTTGTGCCGATGCTCCACTACCTAACGAACGAATGCCCCACGCAACACTCTTCTTCGCAGCTTCCCCACGATTATCCCAATGGACGGATTTGTCACAAGTGTTAAATTGAGCAAATTTACTTAAAAGGAATATTCTCATGTTCGCACTTATTTTACCGGTATAAAGTGTATACCACATTCTACATTTATTAGTGCATGCGTTTCGTATGTTTATACCTACGCGGAGGATGCCTCCGAGCGGAtcgcttttcttttctcttccactttttggCAATTTGTGTCAACGGGCGCATACATGTGACGCCATTCCACTATGgtctttttaaataaaacgCAAAAGTGTTTAACTGTAACACGTGATGCAACATTTGGAACGCGCAAGGGGTGTCTTAAAGAAACCAGAAAAACTACAGACAAAATTATCTCCCCTGTGTTTGTTTCATGTGCACAGACAGACTGAGCGTGTTTCCCTCAACACATAACACATTTCAACATTGGCTTTGCGGGTAGCATATTACTTCCTCCCAAACAGTTTGGCACCATTTTCGgcgtgttattttttatcgCCCAAATGTATACCTTCAAGTGGAG from Plasmodium coatneyi strain Hackeri chromosome 12, complete sequence includes these protein-coding regions:
- a CDS encoding Serine/threonine-protein phosphatase, which gives rise to MNNGSFKETNICRKEKQKGEIPAPRFGHTATYLGNNKVAVFGGAIGDAGKYNITDDIYIYDLSQNKWKKIVTENTPSARAAHAAACVDEQQLVIYGGATGGGSLSLDDLYILDLRKEQRYSWMTVPTKGVTPGRRYGHVMVFNKPNLIVIGGNNGQHTLNDVWFMHVELPPFEWVQVIISNNCKAPPPRVYHSADMCKEGPATGMIVIFGGRSAENKSLDDTWGLRQHRDGRWDWVEAPIKKGVPPEARYQHTAVFIGSKMFILGGRNDNGCAIPLGTALYNTETIEWVTLPAISKFRHTSWMHKHTIYTFGGFTHQTQQFPTNELECLDCCILVNATTGLDSDKRKTLKQSSLKQKQLSSEVRSASSSFNLNSQDVINPNQSNALASSQYGGTKQIYEMKNSAITGNSVANAQDVQNAQNTPNAQQRNMFDSPSSSLFRLSSRPMSNKIRLAAHAHAVQETGSDFALLVRKISIDKLEEEGRKINNGVLCTPVNYISEFKNTVYDKIITTLLNPNITQFEIQYHHNADTIFTIPWGNISILCSIVMDIFKQEDMVLKLRAPLKIYGDIHGQYYDLMRLFQLYKCPVEEDLGEKLNAIGDIDSNDYLFLGDYVDRGSNSLEVICLLFALKCKYPKQIHLIRGNHEDMAINSLYGFQEECKRRLKEDINDKSSCWVQINQVFEWLPIGAIVEEKILCVHGGIGKSIHTISDISQLRRPLVVSQVPQNLNEQKVTDLLWSDPTDNDSVLGTIPNDIRDPDGTGHIVKYGPDRVHKFLEDNDLQLIIRAHECVMDGFERFAGGKLITLFSATNYCNSHKNAGALLFIRRDLTVIPKLIYPAKDEVRFFNTWDTKMTELRPPTPPRNQPKMRELNFGAP